The proteins below are encoded in one region of Rhizobacter sp.:
- a CDS encoding ferrous iron transport protein A, with product MSSPRLSDLPNGARSTVTALSAHAPQADDAMLRRLAELGFLPGEPVEVLRRGPGGREPLAVQIGETLFALRLVEAQCVEVAAP from the coding sequence ATGTCTTCTCCCCGTCTGTCCGACCTGCCCAACGGGGCTCGCAGCACCGTCACGGCCCTGAGCGCACACGCCCCGCAAGCCGATGACGCGATGCTGCGCCGCCTGGCCGAGCTGGGCTTCCTGCCGGGCGAGCCGGTGGAGGTGCTGCGCCGGGGGCCCGGTGGCCGGGAGCCGTTGGCCGTGCAGATCGGCGAGACGCTGTTCGCACTGCGTCTGGTCGAAGCGCAGTGCGTGGAGGTCGCGGCGCCATGA
- the radA gene encoding DNA repair protein RadA, producing MSKTKSVYTCSECGGTSPKWLGKCPHCNAWNTLVEGVAEGGAKQHRFQSLAAPQPVATLSEIEATDVDRRPTGIEELDRVLGGGIVAGGVVLIGGDPGIGKSTLLLQALDALSKTVPTLYVTGEESGAQVALRSRRLGLDGSQVRVVAEINLEKISAALEAEQPTVCVIDSIQTMYSEELTSAPGSVAQVRECAAQLVRIAKSRGTAIVLVGHVTKEGALAGPRVLEHIVDTVLYFEGDTHSSFRLVRAIKNRFGAVNEIGVFAMTEKGLKGVANPSAIFLSTHGEPVAGSCVLVTLEGTRPMLVEIQALVDSGGPSPRRLSVGLDRDRLAMMLAVMHRHAGVAFMDQDVFVNAVGGVRISEPAADLAVMLAIQSSLRGKPLPRGFITFGEVGLAGEVRPAPRGQERLKEAAKLGFSVAIVPKANAPKKPIEGLTVHAVERIEQALDLVRTL from the coding sequence GTGAGCAAAACCAAGTCCGTCTATACCTGTAGCGAGTGTGGTGGCACCAGCCCCAAGTGGCTGGGCAAGTGCCCGCACTGCAATGCCTGGAACACGCTGGTCGAAGGCGTGGCCGAGGGTGGTGCGAAGCAACACCGCTTCCAGTCGCTGGCCGCGCCGCAGCCGGTGGCCACACTTTCCGAGATCGAGGCGACCGACGTCGACCGGCGCCCCACGGGCATCGAGGAACTCGACCGCGTGCTCGGCGGCGGCATCGTCGCTGGCGGCGTCGTGCTGATCGGCGGCGACCCGGGCATCGGCAAGTCGACACTGCTCTTGCAGGCGCTGGATGCGTTGTCGAAGACGGTGCCCACGCTGTACGTGACCGGTGAAGAGTCAGGCGCCCAGGTGGCGCTGCGCTCGCGCCGCCTGGGCCTCGACGGCTCGCAGGTGCGCGTGGTCGCCGAGATCAACCTTGAGAAGATCAGCGCCGCGCTCGAAGCCGAGCAGCCCACGGTGTGCGTGATCGACTCGATCCAGACCATGTACAGCGAAGAGCTCACCTCGGCCCCCGGCTCGGTGGCCCAGGTGCGCGAATGCGCGGCGCAGCTCGTGCGCATCGCCAAGAGCCGCGGCACGGCCATCGTGCTGGTGGGCCACGTGACGAAGGAAGGGGCGCTCGCCGGCCCGCGCGTGCTGGAGCACATCGTCGACACGGTGCTGTATTTCGAGGGCGACACACATTCGAGCTTCCGCCTGGTGCGCGCCATCAAGAACCGCTTCGGCGCGGTCAACGAGATCGGCGTCTTCGCGATGACGGAAAAGGGCCTGAAGGGCGTGGCCAACCCGAGCGCGATCTTCCTCTCGACGCACGGCGAGCCGGTGGCGGGCTCGTGCGTGCTGGTCACGCTGGAAGGCACGCGGCCGATGCTGGTGGAGATCCAGGCGCTGGTCGACTCGGGCGGGCCCAGCCCACGGCGTCTCTCCGTCGGCCTCGACCGCGACCGTCTCGCGATGATGCTGGCCGTGATGCACCGCCATGCGGGTGTCGCCTTCATGGACCAGGACGTCTTCGTCAACGCGGTGGGCGGTGTGCGCATCAGCGAGCCGGCCGCCGACCTGGCGGTGATGCTCGCCATCCAGAGCAGCCTGCGCGGCAAGCCCTTGCCGCGCGGCTTCATCACCTTCGGCGAAGTGGGTCTGGCCGGCGAGGTGCGGCCCGCGCCGCGCGGGCAGGAGCGGCTGAAGGAAGCCGCCAAGCTCGGCTTCAGCGTGGCCATCGTGCCCAAGGCGAATGCGCCAAAAAAGCCGATCGAGGGGCTCACGGTGCATGCGGTCGAGCGCATCGAGCAGGCACTCGACTTGGTGCGGACCCTCTGA
- a CDS encoding DUF2917 domain-containing protein, whose amino-acid sequence MVRFTPPVTLRLQAGEVLAWQQAPARMRVVGGGRVWVTQRDDLDDHFLYHGECFELRRERNTLIQADHEVWLRFECDTAWHQRLGRSLRRGLRRLTRRATRAATVPG is encoded by the coding sequence ATGGTCCGCTTCACACCCCCCGTCACCCTTCGTCTGCAAGCCGGCGAAGTGCTCGCCTGGCAACAAGCCCCGGCGCGGATGCGCGTGGTCGGCGGCGGCCGGGTGTGGGTGACCCAGCGCGACGACCTGGACGACCACTTCCTGTACCACGGCGAGTGCTTCGAGCTGCGGCGTGAGCGGAACACCCTCATCCAGGCCGACCACGAGGTCTGGCTGCGCTTCGAGTGCGACACGGCGTGGCACCAACGCCTCGGCCGGTCGCTGCGACGGGGCCTGCGCAGGCTCACGAGGCGAGCCACCCGGGCGGCTACAGTGCCCGGGTGA
- a CDS encoding PLP-dependent aminotransferase family protein: MNAPADSGLPLYTRVAGELAQAIQAGSLRTGDRLPSVRMLCQQHGVSPSTVTQAYRWLENQRLVEARPKSGYFVAARHAPLPEPELDTRMSRAGFVTPDDLTRQFLFGNDDPEAAPSFCPLPAREILPEAKLRQLTAKLNRLHPEYASRYSITGSLNLRQEIARRSVSAGVRLRPEEIILTNGGSEAVFLALRSAAQAGDTVALESPTYWMLLEIIRTLGMKSIEIPTHPREGISVEALDLATQRAGAVQACVVVPNFHNPLGSLMPVANKRRLVSLARERGFTLIETDIYGETYFGDERPPVLKAFDAHDDVILCSAFTKTVAPGYRVGWIAPGRHFKTAQSHKFHTSITGAMLPQEVIAEFIRDGGYDHHMRKLRAALKQQCAQMVDAVTRLFPDGCRLSVPQGGLMLWIEMPRSVDSRKVFERARHEHIGCAPGATFSNSTRFNHFLRLHYGEPWSPRHEAHIRRLGQIVAEEAERGRAAA, translated from the coding sequence ATGAACGCCCCCGCCGACTCTGGATTGCCGCTCTACACCCGCGTGGCGGGCGAGCTGGCACAGGCCATCCAGGCCGGCAGCCTGCGCACCGGCGACCGGCTGCCCTCCGTGCGGATGTTGTGTCAGCAACATGGCGTGAGCCCGTCCACCGTGACGCAGGCCTATCGCTGGCTGGAGAACCAGCGCCTCGTGGAAGCACGCCCGAAGTCGGGCTACTTCGTGGCCGCGCGCCACGCGCCGCTGCCCGAGCCCGAGCTCGACACGCGCATGAGCCGCGCCGGCTTCGTGACGCCCGACGACCTCACACGCCAGTTCCTTTTCGGCAACGACGACCCCGAGGCCGCGCCCTCGTTCTGCCCGCTGCCGGCGCGCGAGATCCTGCCCGAGGCCAAGCTGCGGCAGCTCACCGCCAAGCTCAACCGCCTGCACCCCGAATACGCCTCGCGCTACAGCATCACCGGCAGCCTCAACCTGCGCCAGGAGATCGCCCGCCGCAGCGTGAGTGCCGGCGTGCGGCTGCGGCCGGAAGAAATCATCCTCACCAACGGTGGCAGCGAGGCCGTCTTCCTCGCGCTGCGCTCGGCGGCGCAGGCCGGCGACACGGTGGCGCTCGAATCGCCCACCTACTGGATGCTGCTGGAGATCATCCGCACGCTGGGCATGAAGTCGATCGAGATCCCCACGCACCCGCGCGAAGGCATCTCGGTCGAAGCACTCGACCTCGCCACGCAACGGGCCGGCGCCGTGCAAGCCTGCGTGGTGGTGCCCAACTTCCACAACCCGCTCGGCAGCCTGATGCCGGTGGCCAACAAGCGCCGGCTCGTGTCGCTCGCGCGCGAGCGTGGCTTCACGCTGATCGAGACCGACATCTACGGCGAGACCTACTTCGGCGACGAACGCCCGCCGGTGCTCAAGGCCTTCGACGCGCACGACGACGTGATCCTCTGCTCGGCCTTCACCAAGACGGTGGCGCCCGGCTATCGCGTGGGCTGGATCGCGCCGGGCCGCCATTTCAAGACGGCGCAGTCGCACAAGTTCCACACCTCCATCACCGGCGCGATGCTGCCGCAGGAGGTGATCGCCGAGTTCATCCGCGATGGCGGCTACGACCACCACATGCGCAAGCTGCGCGCCGCGCTCAAGCAGCAGTGCGCGCAGATGGTCGACGCGGTGACACGCCTCTTCCCCGATGGCTGCCGCCTGAGCGTGCCGCAGGGCGGCCTGATGCTGTGGATCGAGATGCCCCGCAGCGTCGACTCGCGCAAGGTCTTCGAGCGGGCGCGCCACGAGCACATCGGCTGCGCGCCGGGCGCCACCTTCAGCAACAGCACCCGGTTCAATCACTTCCTGCGCCTGCACTACGGCGAGCCGTGGTCGCCACGCCACGAGGCGCACATCCGCCGCCTGGGCCAGATCGTGGCCGAAGAGGCCGAGCGTGGCCGCGCGGCGGCCTGA
- a CDS encoding LysE family transporter, which yields MELSTWLAFFAASWAISISPGAGAVAAMSAGLNHGFARGYFMTLGLILGIWTQVLVVGLGLGALIATSSLAFAIVKWLGVAYLVYLGIKQWRAPAEPMVAEVDGGAVRVPRRTLVLRGWMVNAVNPKGTVFLLAVVPQFLDLARPLATQYAVIGATLGFTDLVVMGVYTLLAARVLRLLKSARQLRLMNRTFGSLFVAAGGLLAFFKRA from the coding sequence ATGGAACTGAGCACCTGGCTCGCCTTCTTCGCCGCCTCGTGGGCCATCAGCATCTCGCCCGGCGCGGGCGCGGTGGCGGCCATGAGCGCCGGCCTCAACCACGGCTTCGCGCGCGGCTACTTCATGACGCTCGGCTTGATCCTCGGCATCTGGACGCAGGTGCTGGTGGTGGGGCTCGGCCTGGGCGCGCTGATTGCCACCTCGAGCCTCGCGTTCGCCATCGTCAAGTGGCTGGGCGTGGCCTACCTCGTGTACCTGGGCATCAAGCAGTGGCGCGCACCGGCCGAGCCGATGGTGGCCGAGGTCGACGGCGGCGCCGTCAGGGTGCCGCGCCGCACGCTGGTCCTGCGCGGCTGGATGGTGAATGCCGTCAACCCCAAGGGCACCGTGTTCCTGCTGGCCGTGGTGCCGCAGTTCCTCGACCTCGCCCGCCCGCTCGCCACGCAATACGCCGTGATCGGCGCGACCCTCGGCTTCACCGACCTGGTGGTGATGGGTGTGTACACGCTCCTCGCGGCGCGTGTGCTGCGCCTGCTGAAGTCGGCGCGGCAGTTGCGCTTGATGAACCGGACCTTCGGCAGTCTCTTCGTCGCGGCGGGTGGCCTGCTTGCGTTCTTCAAGCGCGCCTGA
- a CDS encoding HD domain-containing protein, with product MNAPASSAVFQTANPHALAVILDAAQTRSIIASRDIFDISGTKLWARDQPVSQALQRKLMDRQLRHPLEACLLAEDGVTAHSLVHSLETLLSRDGGLAPLLMPHAAKLLREAPHLPLHPVAQLLLTASQASRPEAFEHAVEAMALNGALAIAHGASRGDVRLAMLAGLLHDLGEMYIAPEHGEADVEHMLQFESYQHLVVHPHVGQLLLQQLTDYPPSVARAVAEHHERLDGSGYPHCLQREQLSPQGRQLAITEAVLAVLRSECPELARASVALRVVPGEFDLSLVGPIAQAARQQPLPASSLTPDEMRVRLSLLDAALHTAHAGIVALASTAKSQALMDALTLSQALLARLRKGWAASGLWSGGELALQDAAEIEAVEHELLFRLRAIRSATLLRAGKLPAGDLQSLMVLGEQLGA from the coding sequence ATGAACGCACCTGCCTCTTCTGCTGTCTTCCAGACCGCCAACCCGCACGCGTTGGCCGTCATCCTCGACGCGGCGCAGACCCGATCGATCATCGCCTCGCGCGACATCTTCGACATCTCCGGCACCAAGCTCTGGGCGCGTGACCAGCCGGTGTCGCAGGCGCTGCAGCGCAAGCTGATGGACCGCCAGCTGCGCCACCCGCTCGAAGCATGCCTGCTGGCCGAAGACGGCGTGACCGCGCACTCGCTGGTGCACTCGCTGGAAACGCTGCTCTCGCGCGATGGCGGCCTCGCGCCGCTGCTCATGCCGCACGCGGCCAAGCTGCTGCGCGAAGCGCCGCACCTGCCGCTGCACCCGGTGGCGCAGCTGCTGCTCACCGCCAGCCAGGCCTCGCGCCCCGAAGCCTTCGAGCATGCGGTGGAGGCGATGGCGCTCAACGGCGCACTCGCCATCGCCCACGGTGCCAGCCGCGGCGACGTGCGCCTGGCCATGCTCGCCGGCCTGCTGCACGACCTGGGCGAGATGTACATCGCGCCCGAGCACGGCGAAGCCGACGTCGAGCACATGCTGCAGTTCGAGAGCTACCAGCACCTGGTGGTGCACCCGCACGTGGGCCAGCTGCTCCTGCAGCAGCTCACCGACTACCCGCCCAGCGTGGCGCGTGCGGTCGCCGAGCACCACGAGCGGCTCGATGGCTCGGGCTACCCGCACTGCCTGCAGCGCGAGCAGCTCTCGCCGCAGGGCCGCCAGCTCGCCATCACCGAAGCGGTGCTCGCCGTGCTGCGCAGCGAGTGCCCCGAGCTCGCCCGCGCGAGCGTGGCACTGCGCGTGGTGCCCGGCGAGTTCGACCTGAGCCTGGTCGGCCCCATCGCGCAGGCGGCGCGGCAGCAGCCGCTCCCGGCGTCGTCGCTCACGCCCGACGAGATGCGGGTGCGCCTGTCGCTGCTCGATGCGGCCCTGCACACCGCGCACGCCGGCATCGTGGCGCTGGCATCGACTGCGAAGTCTCAAGCCCTGATGGACGCGCTGACACTGTCGCAAGCCCTGCTCGCCCGCCTGCGCAAGGGCTGGGCGGCGAGCGGCCTGTGGAGCGGTGGCGAGCTGGCACTGCAAGACGCCGCCGAGATCGAAGCGGTGGAGCACGAGTTGTTGTTCCGCCTGCGCGCGATCCGAAGCGCGACGCTGCTGCGCGCCGGCAAGCTGCCGGCGGGCGACCTGCAAAGCCTGATGGTGCTGGGCGAGCAGCTCGGCGCCTGA
- the arfB gene encoding aminoacyl-tRNA hydrolase, whose protein sequence is MPFRLDPSEVEITAIRAQGAGGQNVNKVSSAVHLRFDIRASSLPEPVKERMLALRDHRITDEGVVVIKAQTARSREANREEALQRLQELIDSVATPPRARKPTKPTFASKQRRLQAKGQRSLLKAGRTKPHDG, encoded by the coding sequence ATGCCCTTCAGGCTCGACCCCAGCGAGGTGGAGATCACCGCCATCCGCGCCCAAGGCGCGGGCGGGCAGAACGTCAACAAGGTCTCGAGCGCGGTGCACCTGCGCTTCGACATCCGCGCCTCATCCCTGCCCGAGCCGGTGAAGGAGCGAATGCTGGCCCTGCGCGACCACCGCATCACCGACGAGGGTGTGGTCGTCATCAAGGCCCAGACCGCGCGCAGCCGCGAGGCCAACCGGGAAGAGGCCCTGCAACGCCTGCAGGAGCTGATCGACAGCGTGGCCACGCCGCCACGCGCGCGCAAGCCGACGAAGCCGACCTTCGCGTCCAAACAGCGGCGCCTGCAGGCGAAAGGCCAGCGCAGCCTGCTCAAGGCAGGGCGCACCAAGCCACACGACGGCTAG
- the alr gene encoding alanine racemase, with product MPRPIEALVHADALAHNLRRARQHAPDAKVWAVVKANAYGHGIERAYPGLQSADGFALLDLAEAERIRALGWRGPILLLEGCFEARDLELCSRLNLWHVVHHEAQIDWLATHKTTWPHHVYLKMNSGMNRLGFTPSAFRNAWQRLSGLTQVDEITLMTHLSDADADPASPRGIAHQIETFEAATHDLAGERSLSNSAATLRYAPDRPGVRGDWVRPGIMLYGSSPDFPQHSIAQWDLQPTMTLRSRLIGTQQLQAGDTVGYGSSFMADRAMRIGVVACGYADGYPRHAGTGTPVLVNGVRTRTVGRVSMDMLAVDLTPVPDANVGSEVTLWGRGPHDTQLPIDEVAQSAGTIGYELMCAVAARVPVHSA from the coding sequence ATGCCGCGCCCCATCGAAGCCCTGGTTCACGCCGATGCGCTGGCCCACAACCTGCGCCGCGCACGCCAGCACGCGCCCGACGCCAAGGTCTGGGCGGTGGTGAAGGCCAACGCGTATGGGCACGGCATCGAACGCGCCTACCCGGGGTTGCAGTCGGCCGATGGCTTCGCGCTGCTCGACCTGGCCGAGGCCGAACGCATCCGTGCGCTCGGCTGGCGCGGGCCCATCCTGCTGCTCGAAGGCTGCTTCGAAGCGCGCGACCTCGAGCTCTGCTCCCGCCTGAACCTCTGGCACGTGGTGCACCACGAGGCGCAGATCGACTGGCTGGCCACCCACAAGACGACCTGGCCGCACCACGTCTACCTGAAGATGAACAGCGGCATGAACCGGCTCGGCTTCACGCCCTCGGCCTTCCGCAACGCCTGGCAGCGGCTCTCGGGCCTGACGCAGGTGGACGAGATCACGCTGATGACGCACCTGTCGGACGCCGATGCCGACCCGGCCTCGCCACGCGGCATCGCCCACCAGATCGAGACCTTCGAGGCCGCCACGCACGACCTGGCGGGCGAACGCTCGCTCAGCAACAGCGCCGCGACGCTGCGCTACGCGCCCGACCGCCCCGGCGTGCGCGGCGACTGGGTGCGCCCGGGGATCATGCTCTACGGCTCGTCGCCCGACTTCCCGCAGCACAGCATCGCGCAATGGGACCTGCAGCCCACGATGACCCTGCGCTCGCGCCTGATCGGCACGCAGCAGCTGCAGGCCGGCGACACGGTGGGCTACGGCAGCAGCTTCATGGCCGACCGCGCGATGCGCATCGGCGTGGTCGCCTGCGGCTATGCCGACGGCTACCCGCGCCATGCCGGCACCGGCACGCCGGTGCTGGTGAACGGCGTGCGCACGCGCACGGTCGGGCGGGTGTCGATGGACATGCTGGCGGTCGACCTGACGCCGGTGCCCGACGCGAACGTTGGCAGCGAGGTCACGCTGTGGGGCCGCGGCCCACACGACACGCAACTGCCGATCGACGAGGTGGCGCAGTCGGCCGGCACCATCGGCTACGAGCTGATGTGTGCGGTGGCTGCGCGGGTACCTGTGCATTCAGCATGA
- the lplT gene encoding lysophospholipid transporter LplT — protein sequence MKKGFYTIMSAQFFSSLADNALFVAAVELLRTSGQPEWQRAALVPMFALFYVILAPLVGAFADAVPKGRVMFVSNLIKVVGCLMMLFGTHPLLAYAIVGLGAAAYSPAKYGILTELLPNSQLVKANGWIEGLTIASIILGVLLGGQLVGQAVSRMMLGIDVPMIDTGIDTAPEAAISALIVLYAIAALFNLKIPRTEAPLQPMTGNVVTLVRDFSSCNARLWGDKLGQISLATTTLIWGVSGNFRYIVLAWAAAALGYGTTQASALVGVVAIGTAVGAVVASMRMRLDQATKVIPMGIAMGLLVIAMNFISNVWTAAPFLLVLGAIGGFMVVPMNALLQHRGHNLMGAGRSIAVQNFNEQACILALGAFYTGMTKFGLSAFAAITVFGLVVAGAMWVIGRWHSSNCVRFKDEVDHLLALARSDKH from the coding sequence ATGAAAAAAGGCTTCTACACGATCATGTCGGCGCAGTTCTTCAGCTCGCTGGCTGACAACGCGCTCTTCGTCGCCGCCGTCGAACTGCTGAGAACCTCCGGCCAGCCCGAGTGGCAGCGTGCCGCGCTGGTGCCGATGTTCGCGTTGTTCTACGTGATCCTCGCGCCGCTGGTGGGCGCGTTTGCCGATGCGGTGCCCAAGGGGCGGGTGATGTTCGTCTCGAACCTCATCAAGGTGGTGGGTTGCCTGATGATGCTCTTCGGCACCCACCCGCTGCTGGCCTACGCCATCGTCGGCCTCGGCGCGGCAGCCTACTCGCCAGCCAAGTACGGCATCCTCACCGAGCTGCTGCCCAACTCGCAGCTGGTCAAGGCCAACGGCTGGATCGAGGGCCTCACCATCGCCTCCATCATCCTCGGCGTGCTGCTCGGCGGGCAGCTCGTGGGGCAGGCGGTGTCGCGCATGATGCTGGGCATCGACGTTCCGATGATCGACACCGGCATCGACACCGCGCCTGAAGCGGCCATCTCGGCGCTGATCGTGCTCTACGCCATCGCCGCGCTCTTCAACCTCAAGATCCCGCGCACCGAAGCCCCGCTGCAGCCGATGACGGGCAACGTCGTCACGCTGGTGCGCGACTTCTCCAGCTGCAACGCGCGCCTGTGGGGCGACAAGCTGGGCCAGATCTCGCTGGCCACGACCACGCTGATCTGGGGCGTGTCGGGCAACTTCCGCTACATCGTGCTCGCCTGGGCCGCCGCGGCCCTCGGCTACGGCACCACGCAGGCCTCGGCGCTCGTCGGCGTGGTGGCAATCGGCACCGCCGTGGGGGCGGTGGTGGCCTCGATGCGCATGCGCCTCGACCAGGCCACCAAGGTGATCCCGATGGGCATCGCGATGGGGCTGCTCGTGATCGCGATGAACTTCATCAGCAACGTCTGGACGGCGGCGCCCTTCCTGCTGGTGCTGGGCGCCATCGGCGGCTTCATGGTGGTGCCGATGAACGCGCTCTTGCAGCACCGCGGCCACAACCTCATGGGCGCCGGCCGCTCGATCGCCGTGCAGAACTTCAACGAGCAGGCCTGCATCTTGGCGCTCGGCGCCTTCTACACCGGCATGACGAAATTCGGCCTGTCGGCGTTTGCCGCCATCACCGTGTTCGGCCTCGTCGTGGCCGGCGCGATGTGGGTGATCGGCCGCTGGCACTCCAGCAACTGCGTTCGCTTCAAGGACGAAGTCGACCACCTGCTCGCGCTGGCGCGCTCCGACAAGCACTGA
- a CDS encoding DMT family transporter, with product MRSSSRLWPALALMVNAFVWGVSWWPFRHLQSAGLHPLWATVLVYLVAVVVIAIARPHAFGQVLRRPVLWVLVIASGSTNAAFNWGVAIGDVVRVVLLFYLMPLWVVLLARVLLHEKLTWLAGARVVLALGGAAIVLWPEGGGSFPLPRSLPDWLGVCGGFSFALNNVMLRREAAQPEESRALAMFLGGVLVAGTLAATLATQGQVAWPPAPAMSWVPLALVLSGFFLISNVALQYGAARLPANVASVVMLTEVLFASVSAMLLGGGTLTPALAMGGGLILLAALLSTLDSPSAH from the coding sequence ATGCGGTCTTCATCCCGGTTGTGGCCCGCGCTGGCCTTGATGGTCAACGCCTTCGTGTGGGGCGTGTCATGGTGGCCGTTTCGCCACCTGCAATCCGCCGGCCTGCACCCGCTGTGGGCCACCGTGCTGGTCTACCTCGTCGCGGTGGTGGTGATCGCCATCGCCCGTCCGCACGCCTTCGGCCAGGTGCTGCGCCGGCCGGTGCTGTGGGTCCTGGTCATCGCCTCGGGCAGCACCAACGCCGCCTTCAACTGGGGCGTGGCCATCGGCGACGTGGTGCGGGTCGTGCTGCTTTTCTACCTGATGCCCTTGTGGGTGGTGCTGCTCGCGCGCGTGCTGCTGCACGAGAAGCTCACCTGGCTCGCAGGGGCGCGGGTGGTGCTGGCGCTGGGCGGGGCGGCCATCGTGCTGTGGCCCGAAGGGGGCGGCTCGTTTCCGCTCCCGCGCTCGCTGCCCGACTGGCTGGGCGTGTGCGGCGGCTTCTCGTTCGCACTCAACAACGTGATGCTGCGGCGTGAAGCCGCGCAGCCGGAAGAGAGCCGGGCGCTGGCGATGTTCCTCGGCGGGGTGCTGGTGGCCGGCACGCTCGCGGCCACGCTGGCCACGCAGGGCCAGGTGGCCTGGCCGCCGGCGCCAGCGATGAGCTGGGTGCCGCTCGCGCTGGTGCTGAGCGGCTTCTTCCTGATCAGCAACGTGGCGCTGCAGTACGGCGCGGCGCGCCTGCCGGCCAACGTGGCCTCGGTGGTGATGCTGACCGAGGTCTTGTTCGCTTCGGTCTCCGCCATGCTGCTGGGCGGCGGCACGCTGACCCCGGCGCTGGCGATGGGCGGTGGGCTGATCCTGCTGGCTGCGCTGCTGTCGACGCTCGACAGCCCCAGTGCCCACTGA
- a CDS encoding response regulator: MPERIPMRYTVALQGFSDFERSTLASLFRLEQQRAPAYVQGNSLVESDFVIADADSPAALNAVNDAHRVQDAIFIGSHPPAGAAAHLPRPIEPKRLLHELDLLLEARLALLDEPPLTDWVVSSPDALRGDDSPPALDVLVLDDSRIALKFLQSRLQGLGYRVHAVQTADEALALLDAQPFSIVFLDIDLGEGPLDGLAVCQHLKQRRTHPGDIAPAVVVVTGSTRSADRVRGDLAGCDAYLTKPLMEDEFMAALRQVDPTRAR, translated from the coding sequence ATGCCCGAGCGCATCCCCATGCGCTACACCGTTGCGCTGCAAGGCTTCAGCGACTTCGAGCGCAGCACGCTGGCTTCCTTGTTCCGCCTGGAGCAACAGCGCGCCCCCGCCTACGTGCAGGGCAACTCGCTGGTGGAAAGCGACTTCGTCATCGCCGACGCCGACAGCCCCGCCGCGCTCAACGCCGTCAACGACGCCCACCGCGTGCAAGACGCGATCTTCATCGGCTCGCACCCGCCGGCGGGTGCGGCGGCCCACCTGCCGCGGCCCATCGAACCCAAGCGCCTGCTGCACGAGCTCGACCTGCTGCTCGAAGCGCGCCTCGCGCTGCTCGACGAGCCGCCGCTGACCGACTGGGTGGTGTCATCGCCCGACGCCCTGCGCGGCGACGACAGCCCGCCCGCGCTCGACGTGCTGGTGCTCGACGACAGCCGCATCGCGCTCAAGTTCCTGCAGAGCCGGCTGCAGGGCCTGGGCTATCGCGTGCATGCGGTGCAGACGGCCGACGAGGCGCTGGCCCTGCTCGACGCGCAACCCTTCTCGATCGTCTTCCTCGACATCGACCTCGGCGAAGGCCCGCTCGACGGCCTGGCGGTGTGCCAGCACCTGAAGCAGCGCCGCACGCACCCAGGCGACATCGCCCCCGCCGTGGTCGTCGTGACCGGCAGCACCCGCTCCGCCGACCGCGTGCGCGGCGACCTCGCTGGCTGCGATGCCTACCTCACCAAGCCGCTGATGGAAGACGAGTTCATGGCGGCCCTGCGCCAGGTCGACCCGACCCGCGCGCGCTGA
- a CDS encoding glutathione peroxidase: MTSVYDFEAVSIDGQPAQLSTQRGKVLLIVNTASACGFTPQFGGLEKLWERYKDKGLVVVGFPSNEFGGQDPGSNDEIASFCQLNYGVSFPMMEKVKVNGADAHPLWKWLTSEAPGILGTKGIKWNFTKFLVGKDGQVIKRYAPNDAPESITQDIEAALAA; the protein is encoded by the coding sequence ATGACCAGCGTTTACGACTTCGAGGCTGTTTCCATCGATGGCCAACCCGCCCAGCTGTCCACTCAGCGCGGCAAGGTGCTGCTGATCGTGAACACGGCGAGCGCCTGCGGCTTCACGCCGCAGTTCGGCGGGCTCGAGAAGCTGTGGGAGCGCTACAAGGACAAGGGCCTGGTGGTCGTGGGCTTCCCGAGCAACGAGTTCGGCGGGCAGGACCCCGGCAGCAACGACGAGATCGCCTCCTTCTGCCAACTCAACTACGGCGTGAGCTTCCCGATGATGGAGAAGGTGAAGGTCAACGGCGCCGACGCCCACCCGCTGTGGAAGTGGCTCACGAGCGAAGCCCCGGGCATCCTCGGCACCAAGGGCATCAAGTGGAACTTCACCAAGTTCCTCGTCGGCAAGGACGGGCAGGTGATCAAGCGCTACGCGCCGAACGACGCGCCCGAGTCGATCACCCAAGACATCGAAGCCGCGCTCGCCGCGTAA